The Candidatus Nanopelagicales bacterium genomic interval CCCATGCTTAACATTGGGAATTCTTGGTACACAAGTTCGATAACCATCTCCCCAGATGAACTTCCAGATGAGTTACTTGTGGTTGCTGGACAGCAGGGTGCGCAACAGCGCCTGGAAATTTCAGGTGACCCTTATTACGTTGCAGCTGTTCCTGTAAGCGGAGGCATATTTGTTGAGGTCTTCCCATTGAAAGAGCTTGATCAAACTTTCACATATGGGGGATGGGCACTATCGATACTCACAATTATCGTCACTGGACTTGGTGCCATTGTTGGGGTTTCGGCGGCCAAGCGAGTTCTGGTGCCGCTACAGAATCTTGGTCACATTGCGCAACGGATCACAGATGGCGAACTTTCGGCTCGCATCCCTCTGGAAAATGATCCAGACCTTGACCCCCTCGCGCGGTCATTTAACAAAATGGCGGATGCGGTGCAGCTGAGAATTGCGCGAGAGCGAAGATTCGCGGCAAATGTCAGCCATGAACTGAGATCACCATTGACTTCAATATTAGGAACGACAGAACTTCTTGATTCGAATAAAAGTGAATTAAGTGAACAAGATAAAAACCTCACAAGGATATTGCGTCAACAAGTACAGAGACTTTCACGCATGTTGGTAGATCTACTCGAAATCAGCAAAATGGCATCTGATGATGCAGTTCAATGGGAAAATGCGAATCTACAAACGTTATGTAGAGACATCGTGGTAAGCAGAGGGATGGCCGAACAGGTTGTTGTGGGTGATGCTCCTGCGTTTTCAACAGATTTGCGCAGATTCGAAAGAATCGTTGGAAACCTTGTTGAAAATGCGGTGTTGCATGGAGGAGGGTTAGACCGAATTTTGATCGTCAGTGAACCTGCCTATGTACGCATATTTGTTGAAAATATGGCTGGTGGCATACCGGAGGAATCTCGGGAGCGGATCTTTGAGCCTTTTGTCCGCGGGCATGGCGAAGGGACTCGGAGTAGTGGGGCAGGTCTTGGTCTAGCGATTGCTCATGAACAATCTGCGGTGTTGGGTGGACAGTTAGAAATATCCGAAACCGATGACGGTCGCGGGCGATTCATCTTGACGCTCCCGAGGGTGATGTAGAAATGACGAAACACCTACTAGGAAAGGAACGTTTCGTATTGATTGGTGCTCTGATAGTCGCGTCAGCCTTTGTGACGAGCTGCGGCGTTCCGGTGGAAACATTGGCTCGACCAATTCCTGACGGTGCAATCACACCTCATCCGACTTTTCAAAGTTCTTCGCCCAAACCAGCAAAACAATCATTGTGGTTCGTCAAGGATGATGGTTTAGTAAAAGTGCAGACGGATTTTCAGGGCCCAGTATCACCGGATGCGCTTCTGAATATCTTGGTTGCAGGACCAGCACCCGGCAGTGGGCTACGAACAGTTGCAGCAGACCCTATTTCGGGAGCTGCCATGCTCAGTTACGCGCCCCCGGCAGCAACGACAGAAAAAAATGGCACGCCCTTGAGCGATGTGATAGTCATCAAAGCCTCTCCAGCGTTCAGTGTGTTACCCCCAACCGAACAGATCCTGTTGTTGGGGCAAGTGGTGCTCACGCTGACATCAGCTGGATGGCAGGCGGTTGCTATCACCGACGAGGCTGGATCAGCGGTTGCTGTCCCACTTCCAAACGGGCGGTTACTTGATCGCCCCGCAGTTGCAGGTGATTACTTGAGCCTCGAACGTAAATAGGCATCCTCCTGTCGCCTGTTGTGGCTCCAGCGATCGCCCAGCCGCCACTGCTGAGTGAGGTCGAGGGTGATACTAACAATGCCTACTTGTTGAGTGATGCAATATCAATCACGAAGCGGAACTTCACATCACTTGCAACCACGCGATCCCAAGCTTCGTTCACATCTTGAATGTCGATGATTTCAATGTCAGCACCCAGGTTGTGCTTGGCGCAAAAGTCCAGCATCTCTTGGGTTTCAGTGATGCTGCCGATGCTTGAGCCGGTCAGGCTCTTTTGGCTGGCCACCAAGGAACCGGTTTGCACTGACAGTGGGTCAGATGGAATACCGACCATGCACATCACTCCGCGCATACCGAGCAGGCTCATGTATCGATCAACATTGATATTGACGGAAACAGTGTTGAGAATGAAGTCGAAGCTGTAGCGGGCTGCCTTCCACGCATCTTTGTCAGTGGAGAGCAAGAAGTGGTCAGCACCAAGGCGCTTTGCGTCCTCTTCTTTATGTGGTGAGTGACTGATGAGCGTCACTTCAGCGCCCATGGCCTTAGCAATTTTCAAGCCCATGTGGCCAAGTCCGCCAAGACCAACAATGGCAACTTTCTTACCTGGGCCTACGTTCCATTGGCTGAGCGGTGAGTACGTGGTGATGCCAGCGCACAGCAGTGGTGCTGCTTGCGCAAGATCAAGACCTGCAGGAATGTGCAGTGCATAGTTTTCATCCATCACGATGTGTGAGGAGTAACCACCGTATGTCGGAGTGGACTTGTCTTTTTCAACACCGTTGTACGTCACCACACTGTGACCAAGGCAGTAGTTGTTATCGCCAGCTTTGCAGTTCACGCATTCGCGACAGGTATCAACGAAGCAGCCCACGCCTGCATGATCGCCAACCTTGAACTTGGTGACGTTTGCGCCAACTTCAGTGACTACTCCAGCAATTTCGTGGCCAGGCACCATTGGAAAGATTCCTTGGCCCCATTCCTCACGGCCTTGGTGAATGTCTGAGTGACAGATGCCTGCGTATTTGATTTCAATGAGGATGTCATCGGGGCCAAGATCGCGACGCTGGATGGTGGTGAGTTCGAGTGGTGCGCTTGGTGCTGGCGCCGCGTAGGCCTTGACGTCCATGTGGATTCCTCACGAAGTTGGGGTAAGTGCACCCTAACCAACTTCAGCCCTACGCATTACCGAGATTCCAAAAGCCAAATACGTGAGCCGCCGATAAGTGCTGCGCCGTTAGGAACAATCACTGTTTCATCACCAAGTCGTGCAACAGATGTTGGCGTGAGGTGCCTTGAGTTGCCGCCGCCAACATAGAGACGATCCCAAAGAAACACCGGGCGAAAACTGTCAACGAGACGAACCACGCGTCGAGACCACAATGCATCACCAAGGCGACGCCGTTCTGGTTCACCGATGTAGTTGTCGAAGACCACGTCGGGCTTTACGGGAATTTGCGAGAGTTCAAGATGTGGCGCCAAGTGACCACCGTCAAATAATGCGAAACCAAGACCCGTACCAAGGGTGAGAACCACTTCAAGACCTTGACCAGTGATCACGCCAGCAGCGTGCACTTCCGCATCGTTGAGAACCTTGCATGGGATGCCGAGTGCTTCGGTGAGTGCAGCGCGAGCATCGAAGCCTTCCCAGGCCTCAACAAGTTCGGGCAGCACCTTGCTGCGCGGGCCCGACTTGGTGATGTAGTGCGGGGTCTTGATGACCACGCCGTGGCGGATCATCCCGGGCAGGCCAATCGTGGCTCGGTCGGCCTTTGGGAGCTGCTTGGCCAGAGCGACCAGTGTCTCCACAAACAAGGCAGGGGAAAGCGGGTAGGGGGTTGGCACGCGCACGGGTTGGGCCCGCAT includes:
- a CDS encoding HAMP domain-containing sensor histidine kinase, with the translated sequence MKIGLRTRVAIAIATLSFVLASVVAGSTYAFARWYLLEQRQSVALTRAVLDARAVDAALISEVAVDQVLAQVPSVGTSQPMLNIGNSWYTSSITISPDELPDELLVVAGQQGAQQRLEISGDPYYVAAVPVSGGIFVEVFPLKELDQTFTYGGWALSILTIIVTGLGAIVGVSAAKRVLVPLQNLGHIAQRITDGELSARIPLENDPDLDPLARSFNKMADAVQLRIARERRFAANVSHELRSPLTSILGTTELLDSNKSELSEQDKNLTRILRQQVQRLSRMLVDLLEISKMASDDAVQWENANLQTLCRDIVVSRGMAEQVVVGDAPAFSTDLRRFERIVGNLVENAVLHGGGLDRILIVSEPAYVRIFVENMAGGIPEESRERIFEPFVRGHGEGTRSSGAGLGLAIAHEQSAVLGGQLEISETDDGRGRFILTLPRVM
- a CDS encoding NAD(P)-dependent alcohol dehydrogenase, producing the protein MDVKAYAAPAPSAPLELTTIQRRDLGPDDILIEIKYAGICHSDIHQGREEWGQGIFPMVPGHEIAGVVTEVGANVTKFKVGDHAGVGCFVDTCRECVNCKAGDNNYCLGHSVVTYNGVEKDKSTPTYGGYSSHIVMDENYALHIPAGLDLAQAAPLLCAGITTYSPLSQWNVGPGKKVAIVGLGGLGHMGLKIAKAMGAEVTLISHSPHKEEDAKRLGADHFLLSTDKDAWKAARYSFDFILNTVSVNINVDRYMSLLGMRGVMCMVGIPSDPLSVQTGSLVASQKSLTGSSIGSITETQEMLDFCAKHNLGADIEIIDIQDVNEAWDRVVASDVKFRFVIDIASLNK
- a CDS encoding ROK family protein, with the translated sequence MTTTLAIDCGGGGIKGSVLDDTGTMRAQPVRVPTPYPLSPALFVETLVALAKQLPKADRATIGLPGMIRHGVVIKTPHYITKSGPRSKVLPELVEAWEGFDARAALTEALGIPCKVLNDAEVHAAGVITGQGLEVVLTLGTGLGFALFDGGHLAPHLELSQIPVKPDVVFDNYIGEPERRRLGDALWSRRVVRLVDSFRPVFLWDRLYVGGGNSRHLTPTSVARLGDETVIVPNGAALIGGSRIWLLESR